A window from Streptomyces sp. NBC_00271 encodes these proteins:
- a CDS encoding DMT family transporter produces MALVFSVVFAVLAAVSNATATVLQRRAAQDVPLSEGFHARLLVELLHRPVWLGGMAAVMAAACFQALALVNGALSVVQPIFVLELPFALLIGGLVLRRRVTRRGWIAVVCIAVGLGTVLAAAAPSVGIDRPTTGGWILAIVCCVGVVVAAVGVALRRPAGRARAACFGAAAAIGYALTAALIKDATHAWETGGVTGFFLAWQTYAFAAAGVCALFLLQNAVQSGPLVASQPALTLGDALVSLVLGVTLYAERVRTGWWLIPETVGAALILYGAIQLARIPLTQVLVAQPAAPDRTRT; encoded by the coding sequence GTGGCGTTGGTGTTCTCCGTCGTCTTCGCGGTGCTGGCCGCGGTCAGCAACGCGACCGCCACTGTCCTTCAGCGCCGCGCGGCCCAGGACGTGCCGTTGTCCGAGGGCTTCCACGCCAGGCTGCTCGTCGAGCTGCTGCACCGGCCGGTGTGGCTGGGCGGGATGGCCGCGGTCATGGCGGCGGCATGCTTCCAGGCGCTGGCGCTGGTCAACGGAGCGCTGTCCGTCGTACAGCCGATCTTCGTCCTGGAACTGCCGTTCGCGCTGCTCATCGGCGGTCTGGTGCTACGGCGGCGGGTGACCCGGCGTGGGTGGATCGCCGTGGTGTGCATCGCCGTAGGGCTGGGTACCGTGCTGGCCGCGGCCGCCCCCTCGGTCGGGATCGACCGGCCCACCACCGGCGGGTGGATCCTGGCCATCGTGTGCTGCGTCGGCGTCGTCGTGGCTGCCGTCGGTGTCGCGCTGCGACGCCCCGCAGGACGCGCACGCGCGGCCTGTTTCGGCGCCGCGGCGGCCATCGGCTACGCCCTCACCGCGGCCCTGATCAAGGACGCCACGCACGCCTGGGAGACGGGCGGCGTCACCGGGTTCTTCCTCGCCTGGCAGACCTACGCCTTCGCCGCCGCCGGAGTGTGCGCGCTGTTCCTCCTGCAGAACGCCGTCCAGTCCGGCCCCCTCGTCGCTTCCCAGCCCGCCCTCACCCTCGGTGACGCCCTGGTCAGCCTCGTCCTGGGCGTCACCTTGTACGCGGAGCGGGTACGCACCGGCTGGTGGCTGATCCCCGAGACCGTCGGGGCCGCCCTGATCCTGTACGGAGCGATCCAGCTGGCCCGGATCCCGCTCACCCAGGTGCTCGTCGCGCAGCCGGCCGCGCCGGACCGTACCAGGACGTGA
- a CDS encoding nucleotidyltransferase family protein: MHAVILAGGKGVRLRPYTTALPKPLVPIGDQHAILEIVLRQLATAGFTRCTLAIGHLGEIIRAYVGDGSQWGMAVDYATEESPLGTMGPLLTMRERLPESFLVMNGDVLTDLDYADVLKQHRDSAAPLTIATYARKVHIDFGVLTTDQRKVVAFTEKPSMDYRVSMGVYGLSRSTLDGYTPGLPLGFDELVLDLLRAQNPPHAYDFDGYWLDIGRPDDYDRANAEFTTRKSMLLKGA, encoded by the coding sequence ATGCACGCAGTGATCCTGGCGGGAGGCAAGGGCGTCCGGCTGCGGCCCTACACCACCGCGCTGCCCAAGCCGCTCGTGCCCATCGGCGACCAGCACGCCATCCTGGAGATCGTGCTGCGCCAGCTCGCCACCGCGGGCTTCACCCGCTGCACGCTCGCCATCGGCCACCTCGGCGAGATCATCCGCGCCTACGTCGGCGACGGCTCGCAGTGGGGCATGGCCGTCGACTACGCCACCGAGGAGAGCCCCTTGGGCACCATGGGGCCGCTGCTCACCATGCGCGAGCGCCTGCCCGAGTCGTTCCTCGTGATGAACGGAGACGTCCTGACCGACCTCGACTACGCCGACGTCCTGAAGCAGCACCGGGACTCGGCGGCCCCGCTGACGATCGCGACCTACGCGCGCAAGGTGCACATAGACTTCGGCGTGCTGACCACCGACCAGCGCAAGGTCGTCGCGTTCACCGAGAAACCGAGCATGGACTACCGCGTCTCCATGGGCGTCTACGGGCTGTCCAGGTCGACCCTCGACGGCTACACGCCCGGGCTGCCGCTGGGCTTCGACGAACTGGTGCTCGATCTGCTCAGGGCACAGAACCCGCCGCACGCGTACGACTTCGACGGGTACTGGCTCGACATCGGCCGTCCCGACGACTACGACCGGGCCAACGCCGAGTTCACCACCCGCAAGTCGATGCTGCTCAAGGGAGCCTGA
- a CDS encoding spherulation-specific family 4 protein encodes MINPANGPGPSPDPAFTAAAGALRAAGARLLGYVDTDYGARSTAEVAEDVVRHREWYGADGCFLDRVTSDPAELPACRRLVRAVRRLGATTVVLNPGVHPAPGYARVADLTVTFEGHWTTYVSAFSRPAWTARHPPDRFCHLVYGVPEALVPLAVRTARERGAAVYGPVTGEPPNPWAQLTPALSEAD; translated from the coding sequence GTGATCAATCCCGCGAACGGTCCGGGCCCGAGCCCCGATCCGGCGTTCACGGCGGCGGCTGGAGCGCTGCGGGCGGCCGGCGCCCGCCTGCTCGGCTACGTGGACACCGACTACGGTGCGCGTTCCACGGCCGAGGTCGCGGAAGACGTCGTACGGCACCGGGAGTGGTATGGGGCCGACGGCTGCTTCCTGGACCGGGTGACCTCGGACCCGGCCGAACTGCCCGCCTGCCGAAGGCTGGTGCGGGCCGTACGCCGGCTGGGCGCCACGACCGTCGTGCTCAACCCCGGGGTGCACCCGGCGCCGGGGTACGCGCGCGTCGCCGACCTGACGGTGACCTTCGAGGGGCACTGGACGACCTATGTGTCGGCGTTCAGCAGACCGGCGTGGACCGCCCGGCACCCGCCCGACCGGTTCTGCCATCTCGTCTACGGTGTGCCCGAGGCGCTCGTACCGCTCGCCGTGCGCACCGCCCGCGAACGCGGCGCGGCGGTCTACGGTCCCGTGACGGGGGAACCTCCCAATCCCTGGGCGCAGTTGACGCCCGCGCTGAGCGAGGCCGACTGA
- a CDS encoding FUSC family protein — protein sequence MRTATRPGRTRIWDRFAASDPGLLRLMAGLRTVGAIALTLAVLALLGAGKTHLVAGSISAMAATFAIKEKQQRQQAVTLALGLVVALAAMSLGALLSTHVVAGDLFFLALIFAAVYSRRFGDRGTALGLIGFQVYFVSLFVRAGVPGLPGLCGTLVVAFVSSALVRFVVVPETPERVLRRLRAAFRARLAQLVSAQIELLDAGPDRVEKALEEVRRHTARLHESAMMIQGRLAEGTSDSATAALVQRRIADAEIAAERLGVLILTARSAERADTLTLHLPNAPVPAASDRLRAQVDTTATLRRDLEALRLLVLRPVAEDRGTGVAHVRNRLLGYRDEENLPRASAAVQDVFRGIGETGRSVLGLRLALDGPQDESDDTPSTTRSREELDAEDVAIARAEEDEEDAHDPTGWKRPTTRTAVQVSVGSALAIVGGEFLSSQRWYWAVLTCWVVFLNTASTGEILVKGYRRLLGTVLGVVAGALLASLVGSHTWTAFGLVLLFIFAMFFTAPLSYALMSFFVTAMLGLLYTLLNTYSTGVLVLRIEETALGATCGVIAAALVLPVNTDRRTDELLATVLKRLGEVTGAAVDQLSGGPAIELLDKARDLDTALDDLRSSTQPLTHPITPLRARRQTARYLVALLETCAYHARSLAATAELLPYSKTVAADPRLKRAGRRIAHNIDVLVARVEDDDTEGVAETGPSLASMLETDRPGLPRHDRVTDRVLRHLQRLDEGVIGLARPLGVPVSTPANAASRGPAA from the coding sequence GTGAGGACAGCGACACGGCCGGGCCGGACGAGGATCTGGGACCGATTCGCGGCATCGGACCCCGGGCTGCTGCGGCTCATGGCCGGGCTGCGGACGGTGGGGGCCATCGCGCTCACGCTCGCCGTACTGGCGCTGCTCGGGGCCGGCAAGACTCACTTGGTTGCCGGTTCCATCTCGGCCATGGCCGCGACCTTCGCCATCAAGGAGAAGCAGCAGCGCCAACAGGCGGTCACGCTCGCGCTCGGGCTGGTCGTGGCACTCGCCGCGATGTCGCTGGGGGCGCTGCTCAGCACGCACGTGGTCGCGGGTGACCTCTTCTTCCTGGCGCTGATCTTCGCCGCCGTGTACAGCCGCCGCTTCGGTGATCGCGGAACGGCGCTGGGTCTCATCGGGTTCCAGGTCTACTTCGTGTCGCTGTTCGTCAGGGCCGGCGTCCCCGGTCTGCCGGGACTGTGCGGGACCCTGGTCGTCGCGTTCGTGTCCAGCGCGCTGGTGCGTTTCGTCGTCGTACCGGAGACGCCCGAGCGTGTGCTGCGTCGGTTGCGCGCGGCCTTCCGGGCCCGTCTGGCGCAACTGGTGTCCGCCCAGATCGAGTTGCTGGACGCCGGCCCTGACCGGGTGGAGAAGGCTCTGGAGGAGGTCAGGCGGCACACCGCCCGGCTCCACGAGAGCGCGATGATGATCCAGGGACGGCTGGCGGAGGGGACCAGTGACAGCGCCACCGCCGCGCTCGTGCAGCGGCGTATCGCCGACGCCGAGATCGCCGCCGAGCGGCTCGGGGTGCTCATCCTGACCGCCCGCAGCGCGGAACGCGCCGACACGCTCACCCTGCATCTGCCGAACGCGCCCGTGCCCGCGGCGAGTGACCGGCTCCGGGCGCAGGTCGACACCACCGCCACCCTGCGCCGTGATCTCGAGGCGCTGCGCCTGCTCGTCCTGCGTCCGGTCGCCGAGGACCGCGGCACCGGGGTGGCCCATGTGCGCAACCGGCTGCTCGGTTACCGCGACGAGGAGAACCTGCCGCGCGCCTCGGCGGCCGTCCAGGATGTCTTCCGCGGCATCGGGGAGACGGGGCGTTCCGTCCTGGGACTGCGGCTCGCCCTCGACGGGCCGCAGGACGAGTCCGACGACACACCGTCGACGACCCGTTCCCGTGAGGAGTTGGACGCCGAGGACGTCGCCATCGCCAGGGCCGAGGAGGACGAGGAGGACGCGCACGACCCCACGGGGTGGAAGCGTCCGACGACCCGTACCGCGGTCCAGGTGTCGGTGGGTTCGGCCCTGGCCATCGTCGGTGGGGAGTTCCTGTCCAGTCAGCGCTGGTACTGGGCCGTGCTGACCTGCTGGGTGGTCTTCCTGAACACGGCGTCCACCGGAGAGATCCTGGTCAAGGGGTACCGGCGGCTGCTCGGCACCGTCCTCGGCGTCGTCGCCGGTGCCCTGCTGGCGAGTCTGGTCGGCTCCCACACCTGGACCGCGTTCGGCCTGGTGCTGCTGTTCATCTTCGCGATGTTCTTCACCGCGCCGCTGTCGTACGCCCTGATGTCCTTCTTCGTCACGGCGATGCTGGGTCTGCTGTACACGCTGCTCAACACCTACAGCACCGGGGTGCTCGTCCTTCGTATCGAGGAAACGGCGCTCGGCGCCACCTGTGGTGTCATCGCGGCCGCCCTGGTGCTGCCGGTGAACACGGACCGCCGTACCGACGAGCTGCTGGCCACGGTTCTGAAGCGGCTCGGGGAGGTCACCGGTGCGGCGGTCGACCAGCTGAGCGGCGGTCCGGCGATCGAGCTGCTGGACAAGGCGCGGGATCTCGACACGGCTCTGGACGATCTACGGTCCTCCACGCAGCCGTTGACCCATCCGATCACCCCGCTGCGGGCGCGTCGGCAGACCGCGCGCTATCTCGTGGCGCTCCTGGAGACGTGCGCGTACCACGCGCGTTCCCTGGCGGCGACGGCCGAGCTGTTGCCTTACAGCAAGACCGTCGCGGCCGATCCCCGGCTCAAGCGGGCCGGCCGGCGCATCGCGCACAACATCGACGTCCTGGTCGCGCGCGTCGAGGACGACGACACCGAAGGCGTGGCCGAGACCGGCCCCAGCCTCGCGTCCATGCTGGAGACGGACCGGCCGGGTCTTCCCCGGCACGACCGCGTGACCGACCGGGTCCTGCGGCATCTGCAGCGCCTGGACGAAGGCGTGATCGGCCTCGCCCGCCCTCTCGGGGTACCGGTGTCGACCCCCGCGAACGCGGCGTCCCGGGGACCCGCCGCCTAG
- a CDS encoding cysteine desulfurase-like protein produces the protein MTYDVGALRAQIPALRTGIAYFDGPGGTQTPAPVGAAIADALTRPLSNRGSVTTGEANAEALVREFRQTMADLLGGDPSGVVFGRSATQLTYDFSRALAKDWAPGDEIVVSRLDHDANIRPWVQAAERTGARVRWADFDPATGELPPSAVGELLTERTRLVAVTAASNLIGTLPDVADIARLVHRTDALLYVDGVHYTAHTFVDLARLGADFFVCSPYKFLGPHHGVLAAAPALLETLRPDKLLPSSDAVPERFELGTLPYELLAGTRAAVDLLAGLGTGPADDRRARLRSAFASIERHERALRDRMENGLAALAGVTVRSRAADRTPTLLLTFDDRDTDDAYRFLAARSVHAPAGTFYALEASRHLGLGDTGGLRLGLSPYNDADDVERLLEGLAAFLKS, from the coding sequence GTGACCTACGACGTCGGCGCGTTGCGCGCCCAGATCCCCGCCCTGCGGACCGGCATCGCGTATTTCGACGGTCCGGGCGGCACCCAGACGCCGGCGCCGGTCGGCGCGGCGATCGCCGACGCGCTCACCCGCCCGCTGTCGAACCGCGGGAGCGTCACGACGGGAGAGGCGAACGCGGAGGCTCTCGTCAGGGAGTTCCGGCAAACCATGGCCGACCTGTTGGGCGGGGACCCCTCGGGAGTCGTCTTCGGCCGCAGCGCCACCCAACTCACGTACGACTTCTCCCGGGCGCTGGCCAAGGACTGGGCCCCAGGCGACGAGATCGTGGTGAGCCGTCTCGACCACGACGCCAACATCCGCCCCTGGGTCCAGGCCGCGGAGCGGACCGGCGCCCGGGTGCGATGGGCCGACTTCGATCCGGCCACCGGCGAACTCCCGCCCTCAGCCGTGGGCGAACTGCTCACCGAACGCACCCGGCTGGTCGCCGTCACCGCCGCCTCCAACCTGATCGGCACACTTCCCGACGTCGCGGACATCGCCCGTCTGGTCCACCGCACGGACGCACTGCTCTACGTCGACGGCGTGCACTACACGGCCCACACGTTCGTGGACCTCGCACGGCTCGGCGCCGACTTCTTCGTCTGCTCGCCGTACAAGTTCCTCGGCCCGCACCACGGCGTCCTCGCCGCCGCTCCGGCCCTGCTGGAGACGCTGCGTCCCGACAAGTTGCTGCCCTCCTCCGACGCGGTCCCGGAGCGTTTCGAGCTCGGGACGCTGCCCTATGAGCTCCTCGCCGGCACCCGCGCCGCCGTCGACCTGCTCGCCGGACTCGGGACCGGTCCGGCGGACGACCGGCGCGCCCGGCTGCGGTCCGCGTTCGCGTCGATCGAGCGGCACGAGCGAGCGCTGCGGGACCGGATGGAGAACGGCCTGGCCGCACTCGCGGGCGTCACGGTCCGCTCCCGGGCGGCCGACCGCACCCCCACCCTGCTCCTGACCTTCGACGACCGCGACACGGATGACGCCTACCGCTTCCTTGCGGCGCGGAGCGTGCACGCGCCCGCGGGAACGTTCTACGCGCTGGAGGCATCGCGCCACCTCGGCCTGGGCGACACCGGAGGCCTGCGCCTCGGACTGTCGCCGTACAACGACGCGGACGACGTGGAACGACTGCTGGAGGGCCTGGCGGCATTCCTGAAGTCGTGA
- a CDS encoding anti-sigma factor RsbA family regulatory protein, with protein sequence MEQGEVEARSPLVRDRAEPFAHPALLYRSEQDYVQGTLPFVSEGLATGLPVAVAAPPSRLALLKAELGPAAHEVRWIDMTQAGRNPGRIIPAVLRSFADAHPGRPVRIIGEPIWYGRTPLEYPACVQHEALINAAFHGRDATILCPYDARTLSDDVIADAHATHPVVISDGRPGVSHAYDPERVLARYNETLPFPPGAATVRFVAGLLPAARDFALREARERGMAPPRLQDLNLVVAELTTNSVVHGGGSGTLRIWAESEQIVCEVRDEGHLTDPLAGRRPVRPDQLGGRGLLLVHFLSDLVRVHTAASGTTVRSYLARR encoded by the coding sequence ATGGAGCAGGGAGAAGTCGAAGCGCGGTCGCCCCTCGTCCGAGACCGGGCGGAGCCGTTCGCGCACCCCGCGCTCCTGTACCGCTCCGAGCAGGACTACGTACAAGGCACGCTGCCGTTCGTGTCCGAGGGCCTCGCCACCGGTCTGCCCGTGGCGGTGGCGGCACCTCCGTCCCGACTGGCGCTGCTCAAGGCGGAACTCGGACCGGCCGCCCACGAGGTCCGCTGGATCGACATGACACAGGCCGGCCGGAACCCCGGCCGGATCATCCCCGCCGTCCTGCGATCCTTCGCCGACGCCCACCCCGGACGCCCTGTGCGCATCATCGGGGAGCCGATCTGGTACGGCCGTACGCCGCTCGAGTACCCGGCCTGCGTCCAGCACGAAGCCCTCATCAACGCGGCGTTCCACGGCCGCGACGCGACCATCCTGTGCCCGTACGACGCCCGAACCCTCTCCGACGACGTGATCGCCGACGCACACGCCACGCACCCCGTGGTGATCAGCGACGGGCGGCCGGGCGTCAGCCACGCCTACGATCCCGAACGCGTCCTCGCGCGCTACAACGAGACCTTGCCGTTTCCGCCGGGAGCGGCCACGGTCCGCTTCGTCGCCGGACTGCTGCCTGCCGCACGCGACTTCGCGCTGCGCGAGGCACGGGAGCGGGGGATGGCGCCGCCCCGGCTGCAGGATCTGAACCTCGTCGTCGCCGAGTTGACGACCAACAGCGTGGTGCACGGAGGCGGTTCGGGGACGCTGCGGATCTGGGCCGAGAGCGAGCAGATCGTCTGCGAGGTGCGTGACGAGGGACACCTGACCGACCCCCTGGCCGGCCGCCGCCCGGTGCGCCCGGACCAACTCGGCGGTCGGGGCCTGCTCCTCGTCCACTTCCTGTCCGACCTCGTACGCGTCCACACCGCCGCGTCGGGAACGACCGTACGCAGCTACCTCGCCCGAAGATGA
- a CDS encoding RNA polymerase sigma factor SigF: protein MAAVTAAKATNTAQQAGTAQEEVLPLIDEPLKISPKDARALSRQFFDRLAVLEEGTHDYQYARNTLIEMNLSLVRYAAARFRSRNQDEMEDIVQVGTIGLIKAIDRFELTREVEFTSFAVPYIVGEIKRFFRDTSWAVHVPRRLQEARIELAKATEELRTRLGRTPTTRELAALMSLSEEEVIEARKASNGYNSSSLDAALTADDGADGDTVLADFIGEDDPSLELVDDFQSLAPLIAELDDRQRRIIHMRFVEERTQAQIGEELGISQMHVSRLITRIIKRLRTGLLDPAVA from the coding sequence ATGGCAGCCGTGACGGCAGCGAAGGCAACCAACACGGCACAGCAGGCAGGGACGGCACAGGAGGAGGTACTCCCCCTGATCGACGAGCCGCTGAAGATCAGCCCGAAGGACGCGCGCGCGTTGTCGCGTCAGTTCTTCGACCGGCTGGCCGTGCTGGAGGAAGGCACGCACGACTACCAGTACGCGCGCAACACGCTCATAGAGATGAACCTCTCCCTCGTGCGGTACGCGGCGGCCCGCTTCCGCAGCCGCAACCAGGACGAGATGGAGGACATCGTCCAGGTCGGCACGATCGGGCTCATCAAGGCGATCGACCGTTTCGAGCTGACCCGCGAGGTCGAGTTCACCTCCTTCGCGGTTCCGTACATCGTCGGCGAGATCAAGCGTTTCTTCCGCGACACCAGCTGGGCCGTCCACGTACCCCGCCGCCTTCAGGAGGCGCGGATCGAACTCGCCAAGGCGACGGAGGAACTGCGCACCCGCCTCGGCCGCACCCCGACCACGCGTGAGCTGGCCGCTCTGATGTCCCTCTCCGAGGAGGAGGTCATCGAGGCGCGCAAGGCCTCGAACGGCTACAACTCCTCGTCCCTCGACGCCGCGCTCACGGCGGACGACGGCGCGGACGGGGACACCGTTCTCGCGGACTTCATCGGCGAGGACGATCCCTCGCTCGAACTCGTCGACGACTTCCAGTCCCTGGCCCCGCTGATCGCCGAACTGGACGACCGTCAGCGTCGGATCATCCACATGCGGTTCGTCGAGGAGCGCACCCAGGCCCAGATCGGCGAGGAACTCGGCATCTCGCAGATGCACGTCTCGCGTCTGATCACCCGCATCATCAAGCGTCTTCGCACCGGGCTGCTCGATCCCGCGGTCGCCTGA
- the fusA gene encoding elongation factor G has product MRTDLHRHLDTPLAAVRNLGILAHVDAGKTTLTERILYLTGSTHKRGEVHDGTTVTDFDPQERDRGITIFAAAVSCTWDAHRINLIDTPGHVDFSDEVARSLRVLDGAVAVFDAVAGVEPQSEAVWRQADRYGVPRIAFVNKLDRAGADLDTAVESIRERLHPAPLVVQLPIGSESGFTGVVDLPRMRSLVWPEGRDTVEEGPVPEALRDAAEGRRRQLEEAVAELHPGALEEFCAEGTLSARTLTAALRDLTRSGDGVVVLCGSAYRNRGIEPLLDAVVAYLPSPRDVPAVRGTRDGGEDGGEQERFADPAAPFAALVFKVNGTATGRLTYLRVYSGTIGKGETVWDSGTGRTERIGRILRVQADRHAPLERAVAGDIVAVVGLKSARAGSTLCAPGAPLVLEPPTVADPVVSVAVEAVGSAEAEQLVSALTRLVEEDPSLVVRTDPETGQLVLSGMGELHLEVAVEKIRLAHGLDVRVGRPRVAYRETVVRGVSGLVHRHAKQDGGAGEFAHVVLDVEPLEDVQGDGDGGGATRFEFRSTVVGGRVPQEYVRALEAGCRDALAEGPLGGHPVTGVRVVLTDGATHPKDSSERAFRTAGRFALREALRACAMVLLEPVADVTVTVPDDAVGGVLGDLAARRGQVSGSVARAGVVVITATVPLVELFGYATRLRSRTRGRGVFTARPAGYAPAPSTASTGTAAR; this is encoded by the coding sequence GTGCGTACCGACCTGCACCGTCACCTCGACACCCCGCTCGCCGCCGTCCGCAACCTGGGCATCCTCGCCCACGTCGACGCCGGGAAGACCACCCTCACCGAGCGGATCCTGTACCTCACCGGGAGCACCCACAAGCGGGGTGAGGTCCATGACGGCACCACCGTCACCGACTTCGACCCCCAGGAACGTGATCGTGGCATCACCATCTTCGCCGCGGCCGTGAGCTGTACCTGGGACGCGCACCGGATCAACCTGATCGACACCCCGGGCCACGTCGACTTCTCCGACGAGGTGGCGCGCTCCCTGCGGGTGCTCGACGGCGCCGTGGCGGTCTTCGACGCCGTCGCGGGAGTCGAGCCGCAGAGCGAGGCGGTGTGGCGCCAGGCGGACCGGTACGGCGTGCCGAGGATCGCCTTCGTCAACAAGCTCGACCGCGCCGGTGCCGACCTCGACACCGCGGTCGAGTCGATCAGGGAGCGGCTGCATCCGGCCCCGCTGGTCGTCCAGTTGCCGATCGGATCGGAGTCCGGGTTCACCGGTGTGGTGGATCTGCCGCGCATGCGGTCACTGGTCTGGCCCGAAGGCCGCGACACGGTCGAGGAAGGCCCGGTGCCCGAGGCACTGAGGGACGCCGCGGAAGGCCGCCGCCGACAGCTGGAGGAAGCGGTGGCGGAACTCCACCCCGGCGCGCTCGAGGAGTTCTGCGCGGAAGGGACGCTCTCCGCGCGGACCCTGACCGCCGCACTGCGCGACCTGACCCGTTCCGGCGACGGCGTGGTGGTGCTGTGCGGCTCGGCCTACCGCAATCGCGGGATCGAGCCACTGCTCGATGCCGTGGTGGCCTACCTGCCTTCGCCGCGCGACGTGCCCGCGGTACGCGGCACCCGGGACGGTGGGGAAGACGGTGGGGAACAGGAGCGGTTCGCCGACCCGGCGGCACCTTTCGCGGCACTGGTGTTCAAGGTGAACGGGACCGCCACGGGGCGGCTGACGTATCTGCGTGTCTATTCGGGCACGATCGGGAAGGGAGAGACGGTGTGGGACTCGGGCACGGGGCGCACCGAGCGCATCGGCCGGATCCTGCGGGTCCAGGCCGACCGCCACGCCCCTCTGGAGCGGGCGGTGGCGGGCGACATCGTCGCGGTGGTCGGTCTGAAGTCGGCCCGCGCCGGGTCGACCCTGTGCGCCCCCGGGGCTCCGTTGGTTCTCGAACCGCCGACCGTCGCCGATCCGGTCGTCTCGGTGGCCGTCGAGGCCGTCGGCAGCGCTGAGGCGGAGCAGTTGGTGTCCGCGTTGACGCGGCTGGTCGAGGAGGATCCCTCGCTGGTCGTGCGCACCGACCCCGAGACCGGCCAGCTGGTCCTGTCCGGCATGGGCGAACTGCATCTGGAGGTGGCGGTGGAGAAGATCCGGCTCGCCCACGGTCTGGACGTCCGGGTCGGCCGGCCGAGGGTGGCCTACCGGGAGACGGTCGTCCGGGGAGTGTCGGGGCTGGTCCACCGGCACGCCAAACAGGACGGCGGCGCCGGTGAGTTCGCCCATGTCGTGCTCGACGTGGAGCCGCTGGAGGACGTCCAGGGCGACGGCGACGGCGGGGGCGCGACGCGTTTCGAGTTCCGCTCGACCGTCGTCGGCGGACGGGTGCCACAGGAGTACGTCCGGGCGCTGGAGGCCGGGTGCCGTGACGCGCTGGCCGAGGGGCCGCTCGGCGGGCACCCGGTCACCGGGGTGCGTGTCGTCCTCACCGATGGAGCGACCCATCCGAAGGACTCTTCGGAGCGGGCGTTCCGGACGGCCGGCCGGTTCGCGCTGCGAGAGGCACTGCGCGCCTGCGCGATGGTTCTCCTGGAACCGGTGGCGGACGTCACGGTCACCGTGCCGGACGACGCCGTGGGCGGGGTCCTCGGTGACCTGGCGGCGCGACGCGGGCAGGTCTCGGGCTCCGTCGCGCGGGCGGGCGTTGTGGTGATCACGGCGACCGTGCCGCTGGTCGAACTGTTCGGCTATGCGACCCGGCTGCGCAGCCGGACCCGGGGCCGGGGAGTCTTCACCGCCCGGCCCGCCGGGTATGCCCCGGCACCGAGCACGGCGTCGACCGGGACTGCGGCCCGGTGA
- a CDS encoding alpha/beta hydrolase — MPVRHSDAVRAAVLVLHGGRADSLAPSRPWNVAALRMRPVVRAVAAAVPDDEVFLGQVRYRLQGWNGSRADPVDDVQRALAELARLVGEVPVILVGHSMGGRAALRVAAATQVGGVVALAPWCPEGEPVAHLEDKKVIALHGDRDRVTDPSESIAFVRRARAAGSRAGVLLVKRGDHAMLRRYGTWHGATGAAVAELLRPTEPPGGLLARALSQADSGLL; from the coding sequence GTGCCGGTCCGTCACTCGGACGCGGTGCGTGCGGCCGTGCTCGTTCTGCACGGCGGCCGGGCCGACAGCCTGGCTCCCTCACGACCCTGGAACGTGGCGGCGCTGCGGATGAGGCCCGTGGTCCGGGCCGTCGCCGCGGCCGTGCCGGACGACGAGGTCTTCCTCGGGCAGGTGCGCTACCGCCTCCAGGGCTGGAACGGTTCACGGGCCGACCCCGTCGATGACGTTCAGCGGGCACTCGCGGAGCTCGCCCGCCTCGTCGGTGAGGTGCCGGTGATTCTCGTGGGTCATTCGATGGGCGGCCGGGCAGCCCTGCGCGTCGCGGCGGCGACACAGGTGGGGGGAGTGGTGGCGCTGGCGCCCTGGTGTCCGGAGGGCGAACCGGTGGCCCACCTCGAGGACAAGAAGGTGATCGCGCTCCACGGTGACCGCGACCGCGTCACCGATCCGTCGGAGTCGATCGCGTTCGTCCGCCGGGCCAGGGCGGCCGGCTCCCGCGCGGGTGTGCTGCTGGTCAAGCGCGGTGACCACGCCATGCTCCGACGGTACGGAACCTGGCACGGCGCCACGGGGGCGGCCGTCGCCGAACTGCTGCGGCCCACGGAGCCGCCCGGTGGACTGCTGGCCCGGGCACTTTCGCAGGCCGACTCCGGCCTGCTCTGA
- a CDS encoding PRC domain containing protein → MYENLWAYTPTSGHTPDADLTGYRVEATDGHIGKVDKHSDEVGSQYIVVDTGIWIFGKEVLLPAGTITTITHEDKTVHVARTKDEIKSAPEFDKEKHLGDPHYRDQLGGHYGSGH, encoded by the coding sequence ATGTACGAGAATCTGTGGGCCTACACTCCGACCAGCGGCCACACACCCGACGCGGACCTCACCGGGTACCGGGTGGAAGCGACCGATGGACACATCGGGAAGGTCGACAAGCACTCGGACGAGGTCGGATCCCAGTACATCGTGGTCGACACCGGCATCTGGATCTTCGGCAAGGAGGTCCTGCTGCCCGCCGGGACGATCACCACGATCACCCACGAGGACAAGACCGTCCACGTCGCCCGGACGAAGGACGAAATCAAGTCGGCACCGGAGTTCGACAAGGAGAAGCACCTCGGCGACCCGCATTACCGCGATCAGCTCGGCGGACACTACGGGTCCGGACACTGA